A stretch of Gemmatimonas aurantiaca T-27 DNA encodes these proteins:
- a CDS encoding twin-arginine translocation signal domain-containing protein, with amino-acid sequence MTLDRRTFLKSTALVGGALGLGIPAAAQAFNADGVRPQAYRPETGDAQPKPMRILILGGTGFIGPQQVDYALARKHQITLFNRGQSGKGLFPQVPRIVGDRNAANGHDGLKKGTWDVVIDNPTRNPQWVRGAGEALKGRVGQYILVSTISVFSDYSKPGMDENGPMHAPAAPENWASNDGNYYGPNKVQCEIDAKAQFGADKVTIVRPGLIVGPGDLSDRFSYWPVRIDKGGDIMAPGLPSDPVQYIDVHDLSEFIVRLGENHTIGTFNATGPKSPTNMAEMLYGIKAVTSSDAKFTWVPADFLAQHTVRAWSDMPVWQPGQGRTAGFMAVNCQKAYAAGLTCRPLADTAKSTLDWYKTRPAAEQEKLRAGLAPDKEKTVLAAWRAKNG; translated from the coding sequence ATGACTCTCGATCGCCGCACGTTCCTCAAGTCGACCGCCCTCGTGGGTGGCGCACTCGGGCTGGGCATTCCCGCCGCTGCCCAGGCGTTCAACGCCGATGGTGTGCGTCCGCAAGCCTATCGCCCGGAAACGGGTGACGCGCAGCCCAAGCCGATGCGCATTCTCATCCTCGGCGGCACGGGTTTCATCGGGCCGCAGCAGGTCGACTACGCACTGGCCCGTAAACATCAGATCACCCTGTTCAATCGTGGACAGAGTGGCAAGGGACTGTTCCCGCAGGTGCCGCGCATCGTGGGCGATCGCAACGCCGCCAATGGGCACGATGGACTCAAGAAGGGCACATGGGATGTCGTCATCGACAATCCGACGCGCAATCCGCAGTGGGTGCGTGGTGCCGGTGAAGCACTGAAAGGACGCGTGGGTCAGTACATCCTGGTGTCCACGATCTCGGTGTTCAGCGACTACTCCAAGCCTGGCATGGACGAAAATGGTCCTATGCACGCGCCGGCCGCACCGGAGAACTGGGCCAGCAACGACGGCAACTATTACGGTCCCAACAAGGTGCAGTGCGAAATCGATGCGAAGGCGCAGTTCGGTGCCGACAAGGTGACCATCGTGCGTCCGGGGCTCATCGTTGGCCCCGGTGACCTGAGCGATCGTTTCTCCTACTGGCCCGTGCGCATCGACAAGGGTGGCGACATCATGGCGCCGGGTCTTCCGAGTGACCCCGTGCAGTACATCGATGTGCACGATCTCAGCGAGTTCATCGTGCGTCTGGGTGAGAACCACACCATCGGCACTTTCAATGCCACCGGCCCCAAGTCGCCCACCAACATGGCCGAGATGCTGTATGGCATCAAAGCGGTGACCTCGAGCGATGCCAAGTTCACGTGGGTGCCGGCCGATTTCCTCGCGCAGCATACGGTACGTGCGTGGTCTGATATGCCCGTGTGGCAGCCAGGTCAGGGACGCACGGCGGGTTTCATGGCGGTGAATTGCCAGAAGGCCTATGCGGCGGGTCTGACCTGCCGTCCGTTGGCCGACACGGCCAAGAGCACGCTCGACTGGTACAAGACCCGTCCTGCGGCCGAGCAGGAGAAGCTCCGCGCTGGCCTTGCGCCGGACAAAGAAAAGACGGTGTTGGCGGCGTGGCGCGCCAAGAACGGCTGA
- a CDS encoding dipeptidase, with amino-acid sequence MAPTPTGQPLRNASLEQRLAHVRRLLRSSPLIDGHNDLPWAMREDKQKPLDVVDYNLRQTRGMTDIARLRKGMVGGQFWSVYIPGEIRDSGYARVQLEQLDIARRVIERYPDVLSPAYTAADVRKAYTQGKIGSLLGMEGGHAIENSLGALRSYYTLGARYMTLTHNVTLDWADAAADKPVHGGLTEFGKEVVREMNRLGMLVDLSHVSPGTMSDALDVSEAPVIFSHSNARALTNVPRNVPDSILARMPKNGGVVMVTFVPGFVSQRIVDWGMQRDSIIKQYPGDTDAQFKAFAAWRQTNPVPAAVIGDVADHLDHIKKVAGSAHVGIGGDFDGITETVQGLEDVSKYPDLLAELVKRGWTDAELRALAGENVMRVLSRAETVSARLRKERPASTKTIQQLDRKIVP; translated from the coding sequence GTGGCTCCCACACCCACGGGACAGCCGCTGCGCAATGCGTCGCTCGAACAGCGCCTGGCCCATGTACGCCGTCTGCTGCGCTCCTCACCGCTGATCGACGGTCACAACGATCTGCCGTGGGCGATGCGCGAGGACAAGCAGAAGCCGCTCGATGTCGTCGACTACAACCTGCGTCAGACGCGTGGCATGACGGACATTGCCCGTCTGCGCAAAGGCATGGTGGGCGGACAGTTCTGGTCGGTGTACATCCCCGGCGAGATCCGCGACTCCGGTTATGCCCGCGTGCAGCTCGAGCAGCTCGATATCGCGCGCCGCGTGATCGAGCGGTATCCCGACGTGCTCTCGCCCGCCTACACGGCGGCAGATGTACGAAAGGCGTACACACAGGGCAAGATCGGCTCCCTGTTGGGCATGGAGGGAGGCCATGCTATTGAGAACTCCCTCGGTGCGCTCCGGTCGTACTACACGCTCGGCGCGCGCTACATGACGCTCACGCACAACGTCACCCTGGATTGGGCCGACGCTGCTGCTGACAAGCCGGTGCATGGAGGTCTCACCGAGTTTGGCAAGGAAGTCGTGCGCGAGATGAATCGCCTCGGCATGCTCGTCGACCTGTCGCATGTCTCACCCGGCACCATGAGCGACGCGCTCGATGTGAGTGAAGCACCGGTCATCTTCTCGCATTCGAATGCCCGTGCACTCACCAATGTGCCGCGAAACGTGCCGGATTCCATTCTCGCACGCATGCCGAAAAATGGCGGCGTGGTGATGGTGACGTTCGTGCCGGGGTTCGTGTCACAGCGCATCGTCGACTGGGGTATGCAAAGGGATTCCATCATCAAGCAGTATCCCGGTGACACCGACGCGCAGTTCAAAGCCTTCGCCGCGTGGCGGCAAACCAACCCCGTACCGGCAGCCGTCATTGGTGATGTGGCCGATCATCTCGATCACATCAAGAAGGTGGCGGGTTCCGCGCATGTGGGCATCGGCGGCGATTTCGACGGCATCACGGAAACCGTGCAGGGACTCGAGGATGTCTCAAAGTATCCCGACCTGTTGGCGGAACTCGTGAAGCGCGGCTGGACCGACGCCGAACTGCGTGCACTGGCCGGTGAAAACGTGATGCGGGTGCTCTCGCGTGCAGAAACGGTCTCTGCGCGTCTGCGCAAGGAACGTCCCGCCAGCACCAAGACCATCCAGCAGCTCGATCGCAAGATCGTTCCCTGA
- a CDS encoding esterase family protein has protein sequence MAPQFVDPALPKRIDRWRSPALGLEMPIVSYGWRGQPVLLFPTAAADFLENERFWLIKAIEPLLQQGRIRVFSIDSINRLAWMERGISVPECARRQALYSRYVEDEVVPFIRHVVGDGGARAITTGASFGCFHAANSFFRRPDLFGGVIGMSGFYDLSPSYFMGYSDDNCYFNNPMWYVRNTEGWPLDQLRNHSRIVLTSGQGAYERPDMTRDFHDLLDRKGIGHLYELWGHDVNHDWPWWRKMLPYYLERIGC, from the coding sequence ATGGCCCCACAGTTTGTTGATCCGGCGCTGCCCAAGCGCATCGACCGTTGGCGCAGCCCCGCGCTCGGTCTTGAGATGCCCATCGTGAGCTACGGCTGGCGCGGTCAGCCGGTCTTGCTCTTTCCCACGGCTGCGGCCGACTTCCTCGAGAACGAACGGTTCTGGCTCATCAAAGCCATCGAGCCGTTACTGCAACAGGGACGCATTCGCGTCTTCTCCATCGATTCCATCAATCGTCTCGCGTGGATGGAACGTGGTATTTCGGTGCCGGAGTGCGCACGTCGGCAAGCACTCTATTCCCGCTACGTCGAAGACGAAGTCGTGCCCTTCATCCGACACGTGGTCGGTGATGGCGGTGCGCGTGCCATCACCACCGGCGCGAGCTTCGGCTGCTTCCATGCGGCCAATTCGTTCTTCCGCCGCCCCGATCTGTTCGGTGGCGTCATCGGCATGAGTGGTTTCTACGATTTGTCGCCGAGCTACTTCATGGGGTACTCGGATGACAACTGCTACTTCAACAATCCGATGTGGTACGTGAGGAATACCGAGGGATGGCCGCTCGATCAACTGCGGAATCACTCGCGTATCGTGCTCACCAGCGGACAGGGCGCGTACGAGCGTCCCGACATGACGCGCGACTTCCATGATCTGCTCGACCGAAAGGGCATTGGCCACCTCTACGAATTGTGGGGGCACGACGTGAATCACGACTGGCCGTGGTGGCGCAAGATGTTGCCGTACTATCTGGAGCGTATCGGATGCTGA
- a CDS encoding GNAT family N-acetyltransferase, with the protein METPPLVGAATVGMPLAAPTDLDVFPHHSDAIPPGVVAAGAYDLRFAWTRADLHAVQTLRYRVFNEELQEGLSAAAAEGRDADERDPWFHHLMIVHRPSGDVVGTYRLQTAVMAATRHGFYSATLFELGAIPGSILGEAVEIGRACVAPAHRSGRVLRLLWKGLARYLQWNDKRFLFGCCSIAGLDETHAVNTWRALHARSALHDQVLVRPRPAVRALADDGRQRPSGDAESVAEALKTALPPLFDGYLALGARICGAPAFDREFGTTDYLVLLDRQAMDPRTYQSFFGGAER; encoded by the coding sequence ATGGAGACTCCACCGCTCGTGGGAGCTGCGACCGTGGGCATGCCGCTCGCGGCTCCGACCGACCTCGATGTCTTCCCGCACCACAGCGACGCGATCCCACCTGGGGTGGTCGCCGCCGGTGCCTACGATCTGCGCTTTGCCTGGACCCGCGCCGATCTTCACGCCGTGCAGACGCTGCGCTACCGCGTCTTCAATGAAGAGTTGCAGGAGGGGCTTTCCGCCGCCGCAGCCGAGGGACGAGACGCGGATGAGCGGGACCCGTGGTTCCATCACTTGATGATCGTGCATCGGCCCAGTGGCGACGTGGTGGGCACCTACCGCCTGCAGACGGCCGTCATGGCCGCCACCCGGCATGGCTTCTACAGCGCCACCCTGTTCGAACTCGGTGCCATACCGGGGTCCATCCTTGGTGAAGCCGTGGAGATCGGCCGAGCCTGTGTGGCGCCGGCCCATCGTTCCGGTCGTGTCCTGCGCCTGCTCTGGAAAGGGCTCGCCCGCTACCTGCAGTGGAATGACAAGCGTTTCCTGTTCGGCTGCTGCTCCATTGCCGGGCTCGACGAGACCCACGCGGTGAACACCTGGCGAGCTCTGCATGCCCGTTCGGCACTGCACGACCAGGTGCTGGTGCGGCCGCGGCCCGCGGTGCGGGCCCTCGCCGACGATGGACGCCAGCGCCCGTCGGGAGACGCCGAATCGGTGGCGGAAGCCCTCAAGACCGCCCTGCCGCCCTTGTTCGACGGGTATCTCGCGCTCGGCGCGCGCATCTGCGGTGCACCGGCCTTCGATCGCGAGTTCGGCACCACCGACTATCTCGTGCTGCTCGACCGGCAAGCGATGGATCCGCGCACCTATCAATCGTTTTTCGGAGGAGCCGAGCGATGA
- a CDS encoding lysophospholipid acyltransferase family protein produces MSTSKPLQSLLQSPLQPPLPTVRPSSRLVAGLVRGLCRSVLTVMGVRVSVRGAWPREATLVIANHLSWLDIVAVLARKRCTFVAKSDVRRWPLVGWLGDAMGVIWVDRHHKRDLLRAIPVLQATLTAGTSVLLFAEGTTTNGQTLLPFKSGLVEGAVRAGVPVVPIAVTASASAGDLDALCWIGDETLVANIPRVFALRDARLTLHAAPAIEPLRGVRAARKLATAAARTAIVARTAGGAITTAPATQIPVVRPRTGTPRLTTAS; encoded by the coding sequence ATGAGCACCTCGAAGCCGCTACAGTCGCTGCTACAGTCGCCTCTGCAGCCGCCCCTGCCCACCGTGCGCCCATCGTCGCGCCTGGTCGCCGGCCTCGTGCGGGGGCTGTGTCGCAGCGTGCTCACCGTCATGGGTGTGCGAGTGTCGGTGCGTGGCGCCTGGCCACGTGAGGCCACTCTGGTGATTGCAAATCATCTGTCCTGGCTCGACATCGTGGCCGTGCTCGCCCGCAAACGGTGCACCTTCGTGGCCAAGAGCGATGTGCGGCGCTGGCCACTCGTCGGCTGGCTTGGCGACGCCATGGGCGTGATCTGGGTGGACCGTCACCACAAGCGTGATCTGCTGCGAGCCATTCCGGTGCTGCAGGCCACGCTGACCGCGGGCACATCGGTGCTGCTGTTCGCGGAGGGCACGACGACCAACGGGCAGACGTTGCTGCCGTTCAAGTCGGGGCTGGTGGAGGGCGCGGTACGGGCCGGTGTGCCGGTGGTGCCCATTGCAGTGACGGCGTCGGCCAGCGCCGGTGACCTGGATGCGCTGTGCTGGATTGGCGACGAAACACTGGTGGCCAACATTCCGCGGGTCTTTGCCCTACGCGACGCGCGCCTGACGCTGCATGCGGCGCCGGCCATTGAACCGCTGCGGGGTGTGCGGGCTGCCCGCAAACTCGCCACCGCGGCGGCCCGCACGGCCATTGTCGCACGGACGGCAGGCGGTGCCATCACCACGGCTCCCGCCACTCAGATCCCGGTCGTTCGCCCCCGAACCGGGACGCCGCGCCTTACAACGGCTTCCTGA
- a CDS encoding GNAT family N-acetyltransferase: MISDQSSGVLVHHAEEADIPAIVALNNLYAPDGLTLMRSEAFVTSHLQDYQVVRSDDGQVIGQVALDEYSPSLVELVSLAVAPDTQGRGLGQVLISAAEHLARERNFPEIFAISLAEPLFLRMGYAESTILKYPEKIARYRSISRSELSIGRKFCFRKPL, encoded by the coding sequence GTGATCTCCGATCAATCGTCGGGCGTCCTCGTGCATCACGCCGAGGAGGCCGACATCCCGGCCATTGTGGCCCTCAACAATCTCTATGCGCCCGACGGTCTGACGTTGATGCGCAGTGAGGCGTTCGTGACCAGCCACCTGCAGGACTATCAGGTGGTGCGATCGGACGATGGCCAGGTGATCGGCCAGGTAGCGCTCGACGAGTATTCGCCGTCGCTGGTGGAGCTGGTGTCGCTCGCCGTGGCGCCGGACACGCAGGGCCGTGGACTCGGACAGGTGCTCATCAGCGCAGCCGAACATCTCGCCCGCGAGCGGAATTTCCCCGAGATCTTTGCCATCTCGCTGGCCGAGCCACTGTTCCTGCGCATGGGCTACGCCGAATCGACGATCCTGAAGTATCCCGAGAAGATCGCGCGATACCGCTCGATCTCGCGCTCCGAGTTGTCGATCGGCCGGAAGTTCTGCTTCAGGAAGCCGTTGTAA
- a CDS encoding DUF411 domain-containing protein produces the protein MSAYLPKSDPANADASADRAQGRRAFLQRAATMVGLAAIGRTAWAQSTAQPAIKDMTVYKDPNCGCCSQWVDHVKKAGFTVTVRDTADMDSVKASFGVPNALASCHTARVGNYAIEGHVPADLIVKLLKEQPAGRGLAVPGMPVGSPGMEMGSRKDAYDVLLFDKAGKTRVYASR, from the coding sequence ATGTCTGCATATCTTCCCAAAAGCGATCCGGCGAACGCCGACGCCAGCGCTGACCGGGCGCAGGGTCGTCGTGCGTTCCTGCAGCGTGCTGCCACCATGGTCGGCCTGGCCGCCATTGGCCGCACCGCCTGGGCTCAGTCCACGGCTCAGCCTGCCATCAAGGACATGACGGTCTACAAGGACCCCAACTGCGGCTGCTGCTCGCAGTGGGTGGACCACGTGAAAAAGGCCGGCTTCACCGTCACCGTGCGCGACACCGCCGACATGGACAGCGTGAAGGCGTCGTTTGGCGTGCCAAACGCGCTGGCCTCCTGCCACACCGCGCGCGTGGGCAACTACGCCATCGAAGGCCATGTGCCGGCCGACCTGATCGTGAAGTTGCTCAAGGAGCAGCCGGCCGGTCGTGGACTCGCCGTTCCCGGCATGCCAGTGGGATCGCCGGGCATGGAAATGGGCTCCCGCAAGGACGCCTACGACGTGCTGCTGTTCGACAAGGCCGGTAAGACCCGCGTCTACGCTTCGCGATAG
- the ccoN gene encoding cytochrome-c oxidase, cbb3-type subunit I, translating to MTSAPSAVAPSAATLDRFSYDDDIVRKFLFATLIWGVVGMVVGLLIALQLASPVFNFNTSFLSFGRLRPLHTNAVIFAFAGNAFFTGCYYSTQRLLKARMFSDGLSKFHFWGWQAIILSAALTLPFGYTQAKEYAELEWPIDIAIAVVWVAFAVNFFGTLIRRRERHIYVALWFYIASIVTVAILHIFNNLAMPAGMLKSYSIYAGVQDAFMQWWYGHNAVAFFLTTPFLGLMYYFMPKAAEGPVFSYKLSILHFWSLVFMYIWAGPHHLHYTALPEWASTVGMLFSVMLWAPSWGGMINGLLTLRGAWHKVAQDPILKFFVVAITAYGMATFEGPMLSIKSVNALSHYTDWIIAHVHTGALGWNGFMTFGMAYWLLPRLFQTEIYSKRAMELHFWISSVGIVLYVVAIYSAGVTQGLMWRAFDETGRLAYPDFVETVLKLMPMYWMRVVGGTFYIVGMFIFGWNVFKTWANRPARYDVPVIEAAPLAPRYVPDHPVIPAKGLWARFNQVEWHRSWERAPMLFTALTVLAVVVASLFEILPTFLIKSNVPTIASVKPYTPLELAGRDIYIAEGCFNCHSQMVRPFRYETERFGEYSKPGESVYEHPFLWGSRRIGPDLARQGGKYPDLWHVRHFEDPRAVTAKSIMPAYAHFSTTTLDFNAIQSRVDAMAMVGVPYGDALNRAPDMAREQAKQIAAAIVEQGGPAGLEDKQMVAIVAYMQRLGRDIKVTTTSSNTTSSNAPSSAASAPGAQH from the coding sequence ATGACCTCCGCACCAAGCGCGGTTGCTCCATCAGCCGCGACCCTGGACCGCTTCTCGTACGACGATGACATCGTCCGGAAATTCCTGTTTGCCACGCTGATCTGGGGCGTGGTGGGCATGGTGGTCGGACTGCTCATCGCGCTGCAGCTCGCGAGTCCCGTCTTCAACTTCAACACCTCGTTCCTGTCCTTCGGTCGCCTGCGGCCGTTGCACACGAATGCGGTGATTTTTGCCTTTGCCGGCAACGCGTTCTTCACCGGCTGTTACTACAGCACCCAGCGCCTGCTCAAGGCGCGCATGTTTTCCGATGGACTGAGCAAGTTTCACTTCTGGGGATGGCAGGCCATCATCCTGTCCGCCGCCCTCACACTGCCCTTCGGCTACACGCAGGCCAAGGAGTACGCGGAGCTCGAGTGGCCCATCGACATCGCCATCGCGGTGGTGTGGGTGGCGTTTGCGGTGAATTTCTTCGGCACGCTGATCCGTCGTCGTGAGCGACACATCTATGTGGCGCTGTGGTTCTACATCGCGTCGATCGTCACCGTCGCCATCCTGCACATCTTCAACAACCTGGCCATGCCGGCCGGCATGTTGAAGAGCTACAGCATCTATGCGGGTGTGCAGGACGCCTTCATGCAGTGGTGGTACGGCCACAACGCCGTCGCGTTTTTCCTGACGACGCCGTTCCTGGGTCTCATGTACTACTTCATGCCCAAGGCCGCCGAAGGGCCGGTGTTCAGCTACAAGCTGTCCATCCTGCACTTCTGGTCCTTGGTGTTCATGTACATCTGGGCCGGTCCGCACCACCTGCACTACACCGCGCTGCCCGAGTGGGCGTCCACGGTGGGCATGCTCTTCTCGGTGATGCTGTGGGCCCCGTCCTGGGGCGGCATGATCAACGGCCTGCTCACGCTGCGCGGCGCGTGGCACAAGGTGGCGCAGGATCCGATCCTCAAGTTCTTCGTCGTTGCCATCACTGCCTACGGCATGGCCACGTTCGAAGGCCCGATGCTCTCCATCAAGAGCGTCAACGCCCTCTCGCACTACACCGACTGGATCATCGCGCACGTGCACACCGGCGCGCTGGGTTGGAACGGCTTCATGACGTTCGGCATGGCGTACTGGCTGCTGCCGCGCCTGTTCCAGACGGAGATCTACAGCAAGCGCGCGATGGAACTGCACTTCTGGATCTCGTCGGTGGGCATCGTGCTGTACGTGGTCGCGATCTACAGCGCTGGCGTGACACAGGGGTTGATGTGGCGCGCATTCGACGAAACGGGACGCCTGGCGTATCCCGATTTCGTGGAAACGGTGCTCAAGCTGATGCCCATGTACTGGATGCGCGTGGTGGGCGGCACGTTCTACATCGTCGGCATGTTCATCTTCGGCTGGAACGTGTTCAAGACGTGGGCGAACCGGCCGGCGCGGTACGATGTGCCGGTGATCGAAGCGGCTCCGCTGGCGCCGCGGTATGTGCCCGACCATCCGGTGATCCCGGCCAAGGGGCTGTGGGCACGCTTCAATCAGGTGGAGTGGCACCGCTCGTGGGAACGCGCACCGATGCTCTTCACGGCGCTGACCGTGCTGGCCGTGGTGGTGGCGTCGCTGTTCGAGATCCTGCCCACGTTCCTCATCAAGTCGAACGTGCCCACGATCGCGTCGGTGAAGCCGTACACGCCGCTCGAACTGGCCGGTCGCGATATCTACATCGCCGAAGGCTGCTTCAACTGCCACTCGCAGATGGTGCGTCCGTTCCGCTACGAAACGGAGCGTTTCGGTGAGTACTCGAAGCCGGGTGAGTCGGTGTACGAACATCCGTTCCTCTGGGGCTCGCGCCGTATCGGTCCCGATCTGGCACGTCAGGGCGGCAAGTATCCGGATCTCTGGCACGTCCGCCACTTCGAAGACCCGCGGGCGGTCACGGCAAAGTCCATCATGCCGGCGTATGCGCACTTCAGCACCACCACACTCGACTTCAATGCGATCCAGAGTCGTGTCGATGCGATGGCGATGGTCGGTGTGCCGTACGGCGATGCGCTGAACCGCGCTCCGGACATGGCGCGTGAACAGGCCAAGCAGATCGCGGCCGCCATCGTCGAACAGGGCGGACCAGCGGGTCTCGAGGACAAGCAGATGGTGGCCATCGTGGCCTACATGCAGCGCCTCGGCCGCGACATCAAGGTCACGACCACATCGTCCAACACCACGTCGTCCAACGCCCCGTCTTCCGCGGCGTCCGCGCCGGGAGCGCAGCACTGA
- a CDS encoding cbb3-type cytochrome oxidase subunit 3, with protein sequence MKLSDIMSHAGLSFYTQVSLVLFLAVFIAVAIRTWMPSRRGELDTASRLPFDEGTVVAHTSRRER encoded by the coding sequence ATGAAACTCTCCGACATCATGTCGCACGCGGGATTGTCGTTCTACACGCAGGTCTCGCTGGTGCTCTTCCTGGCGGTGTTCATCGCCGTGGCCATCCGCACCTGGATGCCGTCGCGTCGCGGGGAACTCGACACCGCGTCGCGCCTGCCGTTCGATGAAGGCACGGTGGTGGCTCACACCAGCCGCCGGGAGCGCTGA
- a CDS encoding cbb3-type cytochrome c oxidase N-terminal domain-containing protein → MTDHPERQNESETPTAADKPKAKGGYADRVLDHTYDGIQEYDNPMPRWWLGTFAATIVFSVLYVFNIGPIGSGKGWIADYEADMKAFAAAHPAPSGNDVSEAALAALVSDPKAVAAGKTTFDAYCASCHRQDGGGLIGPNLADNYWLHGGKSTDIYKSVVDGVLAKGMPPWGKSLKPEQLTTVVAYVVSLHGTNPVNPKAPQGEPVTP, encoded by the coding sequence ATGACGGACCATCCCGAACGTCAGAACGAATCCGAGACCCCGACGGCGGCCGACAAGCCGAAGGCCAAGGGTGGGTATGCGGATCGTGTGCTCGATCATACGTACGACGGCATCCAGGAATACGACAATCCGATGCCGCGCTGGTGGCTTGGTACCTTCGCGGCCACGATCGTGTTCTCGGTGCTGTATGTGTTCAACATCGGCCCCATCGGATCCGGCAAGGGCTGGATTGCCGACTACGAAGCCGACATGAAGGCGTTTGCGGCGGCGCATCCGGCGCCGAGTGGCAACGATGTGTCGGAAGCGGCGCTGGCCGCGTTGGTGAGTGACCCGAAGGCCGTCGCGGCAGGCAAGACCACGTTCGACGCGTACTGCGCTTCATGCCACCGCCAGGATGGTGGTGGGCTCATCGGACCGAATCTCGCCGACAACTACTGGCTGCACGGTGGCAAGAGCACCGATATCTACAAGTCGGTGGTGGATGGTGTGCTCGCCAAGGGCATGCCGCCCTGGGGCAAATCCCTCAAGCCCGAGCAACTCACGACGGTCGTGGCATACGTCGTGTCGTTGCACGGGACGAATCCGGTCAATCCGAAGGCGCCGCAAGGAGAGCCGGTGACGCCGTGA
- the ccoG gene encoding cytochrome c oxidase accessory protein CcoG, giving the protein MSSQAAPPRVGGRVLPTLNEDGTRRWIRPKPSHGAWWHRRRVMAYALMAVFFLAPHIRIFGKPVFLMDLPRRQFTLGGFTFLPTDTLLFMFVLASGVVGIFLVTALFGRAWCGWACPQTVYLEFLFRPIGRWFDGGYSASRTADKKGQWFTPRRIGKYITFFLMSLFVAHTFLAFFVGTDQLYRWMLHSPADHPTAFAFVVVFTGIVWFNFTYFREQTCLIVCPYGRWQAALIDRQSTIVAYDYVRGEPREHATKTRDPNAGDCIDCNACVQTCPTGIDIRNGLQMECVHCTQCIDACDDIMRKVGKPTGLIRYSSQDGIAGKPKQLVRLRTVLYPLVLAILLGGLGFALFFKESADLTVLRGLDGPFATESDGRISNQVRIKLTNRRGDDMAYTITVDGLADAGVGTEEVAVVIPENPLRIVAGETRTTSLFVLLPPRAFVRGERWVNITVSDPRGYRETVKYRLLGPSGPATGGTP; this is encoded by the coding sequence GTGAGCAGTCAGGCTGCACCTCCACGGGTGGGGGGACGTGTTCTCCCCACCCTCAATGAAGACGGCACCCGTCGCTGGATCCGCCCCAAGCCGTCGCACGGCGCGTGGTGGCACCGGCGCCGGGTGATGGCCTATGCGCTGATGGCGGTGTTTTTCCTCGCCCCGCACATCAGGATTTTTGGCAAGCCGGTGTTCCTCATGGATCTGCCGCGCCGCCAGTTCACGCTGGGCGGATTCACATTCCTGCCCACCGACACGCTGCTGTTCATGTTCGTGCTGGCCAGTGGCGTGGTGGGGATCTTTCTGGTCACCGCGCTGTTTGGGCGGGCATGGTGTGGCTGGGCATGTCCGCAGACAGTGTATCTCGAATTCCTGTTCCGTCCCATCGGACGTTGGTTCGACGGCGGGTACTCCGCCTCCCGCACGGCCGACAAAAAAGGCCAGTGGTTCACACCACGCCGTATCGGGAAGTACATCACGTTTTTTCTGATGTCGCTGTTCGTGGCGCACACGTTCCTCGCGTTTTTCGTGGGCACCGATCAGCTCTATCGCTGGATGCTGCATTCGCCGGCCGACCATCCCACCGCTTTTGCGTTCGTGGTCGTGTTCACCGGCATCGTATGGTTCAACTTCACGTACTTTCGCGAGCAGACCTGCCTCATCGTCTGCCCGTACGGCCGTTGGCAGGCGGCCCTGATCGATCGGCAATCGACGATCGTGGCCTACGACTACGTGCGCGGAGAGCCGCGGGAGCACGCCACCAAGACCCGCGATCCGAATGCCGGTGATTGCATCGATTGCAACGCCTGCGTGCAGACCTGTCCCACCGGTATCGACATTCGCAACGGCCTGCAGATGGAGTGTGTGCACTGCACGCAGTGCATCGATGCCTGCGACGACATCATGCGCAAAGTGGGGAAGCCCACGGGACTGATCCGCTATTCCTCGCAGGATGGGATCGCCGGCAAACCCAAGCAGTTGGTGCGCCTGCGTACGGTGCTGTATCCGCTGGTACTCGCCATCCTGCTGGGTGGTCTCGGATTTGCGTTGTTCTTCAAGGAATCCGCCGATCTCACCGTGTTGCGCGGCCTCGATGGCCCGTTCGCCACGGAGAGTGATGGTCGCATCTCCAATCAGGTCCGTATCAAGCTCACCAATCGCCGTGGCGACGACATGGCATACACCATCACGGTGGATGGCTTGGCCGATGCGGGTGTGGGCACCGAAGAGGTGGCGGTGGTGATCCCCGAGAATCCGCTGCGCATCGTCGCCGGTGAAACCCGCACGACGAGCCTGTTCGTGCTGTTGCCCCCGCGCGCCTTTGTACGCGGCGAGCGCTGGGTGAACATCACGGTCAGTGATCCGCGTGGCTATCGGGAAACCGTGAAATATCGTCTGCTCGGACCCTCGGGTCCGGCAACTGGAGGTACACCGTGA